A stretch of Aerococcaceae bacterium zg-252 DNA encodes these proteins:
- a CDS encoding YlxR family protein produces MKQQPKRKIPLRKCIVSGEMFPKKELVRVVKTKEGEVSIDPTGRQNGRGAYIGLEPELALLAKKKRTFDSAFGMKISDEFYDELYRYIDHQKARKEIL; encoded by the coding sequence ATGAAACAACAACCAAAACGTAAAATACCATTGAGAAAATGTATTGTTTCCGGCGAAATGTTTCCCAAAAAAGAACTGGTAAGGGTTGTTAAAACAAAAGAAGGAGAAGTATCAATTGATCCAACTGGCCGCCAAAATGGTCGTGGAGCATATATTGGACTAGAACCTGAATTAGCGTTATTAGCGAAGAAGAAGCGAACATTTGATTCTGCATTCGGTATGAAGATTAGCGATGAATTTTATGATGAATTGTATCGCTACATTGACCACCAGAAAGCGCGTAAGGAAATATTATAA
- a CDS encoding ribosomal L7Ae/L30e/S12e/Gadd45 family protein yields the protein MTPEQKKLNLLGLALRARQLVSGDELVEKAVKNGSVKLVICAKDASDATLERYTGLCERQQIQLNTEFTREEISHAIGKSRTILGLTNQGMIKTFLGY from the coding sequence ATGACGCCAGAACAAAAGAAATTAAATTTACTTGGATTAGCATTGCGTGCACGCCAATTAGTAAGTGGCGATGAATTAGTAGAAAAAGCCGTAAAAAATGGCAGTGTCAAACTGGTAATTTGTGCTAAAGATGCCAGTGATGCTACATTAGAGCGTTATACCGGTCTTTGCGAGCGTCAACAAATTCAGTTAAATACTGAATTTACTCGTGAAGAAATAAGTCATGCGATTGGAAAAAGTCGAACGATTTTAGGACTAACCAATCAAGGTATGATTAAGACATTTTTAGGCTACTAA